In the genome of Candidatus Moraniibacteriota bacterium, one region contains:
- a CDS encoding arginine--tRNA ligase: MKKILQQALREAFQSLCREGVFLISQEQREGLIFEVTVPKDDLHGDYTSSVALSLAGRLKQLPIDIAHTLKEKLSQNERLSQFSVEVVAPGYVNFSLTPEALSDMVADICRQGRTYGSRADDKQRKILLEFVSANPTGPLHMGNTRGGFFGETLARVLRKCGANIATEYYVNDAGEQVDKLGHSVLRDADAVYAGDYIDRLAERWSREGEGFRGTDPRSIGEWAGSIILEEYIKPTLREKMGIAFDVFISERDDIIRSGFVDKAISLLAEKGLTYEESGALWLRTTQYGDDKDRVLVKANGIKTYFASDCGYLLHKRERDFEEIYEVWGADHHGYVARFLAAAEALGFSRDQVKFTLVQMVRLVKDGKEVRMSKRAGNVVTVDELLGRIDAEVVRFFFLMYSPDTHMNFDMGLAEEQSKKNPVFYVQYAHARMASIFRKAEEELDLDSSQYSAKESGTHLRNSKEILLARHLAKFPDMLCLIAETSAVHQLPQYAIRLADLFHSFYGECTVIDTEDMNTTRLRLALVGATKNVLAETLRLIGVSAPEKM, encoded by the coding sequence ATGAAGAAAATATTGCAGCAGGCTCTACGAGAGGCATTCCAATCGCTGTGTCGCGAAGGTGTCTTTTTGATTTCACAAGAACAGCGGGAGGGACTGATATTTGAGGTGACGGTTCCGAAAGATGATTTGCATGGGGATTACACATCGAGTGTTGCACTGTCTCTGGCTGGTCGTCTGAAGCAGTTGCCGATTGATATCGCGCATACCTTAAAAGAGAAACTCTCGCAGAACGAGCGATTGAGCCAATTTTCGGTCGAAGTCGTTGCGCCTGGTTATGTCAATTTCTCTCTTACTCCAGAAGCATTGTCGGATATGGTGGCTGATATCTGCAGACAAGGGAGGACATATGGATCTCGTGCCGACGATAAGCAACGGAAGATCCTTTTGGAGTTTGTGTCTGCCAATCCGACCGGGCCGCTCCATATGGGGAATACGCGGGGAGGTTTTTTCGGGGAGACGCTCGCGCGGGTTTTGAGGAAGTGTGGCGCCAATATTGCCACGGAATATTATGTGAATGATGCCGGGGAACAGGTGGACAAGCTGGGACACAGTGTGCTTCGAGATGCTGACGCGGTATATGCAGGTGATTATATAGACCGTCTTGCTGAGAGATGGTCACGAGAGGGCGAAGGTTTTCGTGGGACTGATCCGCGATCGATCGGAGAATGGGCGGGGAGCATTATTCTCGAAGAATATATCAAGCCAACACTTCGTGAGAAAATGGGTATAGCTTTCGATGTGTTCATTTCCGAGAGAGATGACATTATCCGGTCAGGTTTTGTTGATAAAGCAATTTCACTGCTTGCGGAGAAAGGATTGACGTATGAGGAATCGGGTGCACTGTGGCTTCGGACGACCCAGTATGGTGACGACAAGGATCGCGTGCTTGTGAAGGCGAATGGGATCAAAACCTATTTCGCATCGGATTGCGGATATCTGCTCCACAAACGAGAACGCGATTTCGAAGAAATTTACGAAGTGTGGGGCGCGGATCACCACGGATATGTGGCGAGGTTCCTCGCGGCAGCGGAGGCGCTTGGATTCTCTCGGGATCAGGTGAAATTCACATTGGTTCAAATGGTGCGGCTCGTGAAGGATGGCAAGGAAGTCCGCATGTCCAAGCGCGCCGGGAACGTCGTGACGGTAGATGAGTTGCTCGGTCGAATCGATGCGGAAGTTGTAAGATTCTTTTTCCTTATGTATTCTCCCGATACGCACATGAACTTTGACATGGGACTCGCTGAGGAACAAAGTAAGAAGAACCCGGTCTTCTACGTGCAATATGCGCATGCTCGTATGGCGAGTATTTTCCGAAAAGCAGAAGAGGAACTTGATCTAGATTCGAGTCAATATTCTGCTAAAGAGAGTGGAACACATTTGCGAAATTCGAAAGAAATTCTTCTGGCGCGGCATCTGGCGAAGTTTCCGGACATGCTCTGCCTGATTGCTGAAACATCCGCTGTGCATCAGTTGCCGCAATATGCCATTCGATTGGCGGATCTTTTCCACTCGTTTTATGGTGAATGCACCGTGATCGATACGGAAGATATGAATACGACTC